In Pungitius pungitius chromosome 2, fPunPun2.1, whole genome shotgun sequence, a single window of DNA contains:
- the LOC119211548 gene encoding basic helix-loop-helix ARNT-like protein 2 isoform X2, whose amino-acid sequence MNRSCPRKTASSKPPRSKKATKECERSLVRSRTLTVSSPHPPPPRLLWKKKYGRRRVRRNSITQQPAPSPRLLLQLLAPHAALCGPHRAHRLQSVGMSAGGADGTAHRSADLVAEEGGPKQAASSLQAVELPRKRKGDSEESRSVDSQLDDDLGRSDEDDLQVKIKCFREPHRQIEKRRRDKMNNLIDELAAMIPACQPLTRKLDKLTVLRKAVLHLKGLRAGTRSAFIISTHEPSIMPQDDLRHLLLRAADGFLLIVSCDRAKVLFISESVSKILNFDRFELTGQSLFDFIHPKDINKVKEQLSSSECPRQRLIDAATGDQVDAPVRPPHLSTGARRSFFCRMKHNRVEEKQEDKHLLPCMLKKKDTYQYCTLHCTGYMRSWPSSQPDSEGDVEKETSNLTCLVTVCRLLGHVPNLPSKDINMKPSEFVTRCAIDGKFTFVEQQATTVIGYLPQEVLGTSCYEYFHQDDLRHLAEKHRQVLRSKEKIQTQCYKFKTKCGSYVSLQSQWVSFTNPWTKEVEFIVSSNRVVSGPGHTIDEEAVNSKALQENTKQLPIIPSLSSTAGTMIYAGGIGTQIANELIESYRVNSSPSSGASSPFGPAAEKCPLVSPQTSNSASSREEAAGRSSRSLSDSRAPPGASSAASESSGEPTQVDLDSMVVPGLSSFSSDEAAMAVIMSLLETDVNMGQTGDFENLHWPF is encoded by the exons ATGAACAGAAGCTGTCCTCGCAAAACGGCGTCGAGTAAACCTCCACGAAGCAAAAAGGCGACAAAGGAGTGCGAAAGATCCCTGGTCCGTTCTCGTACCCTCACGGtgtcctccccccacccccccccgccccgcctcttgtggaaaaaaaaatacgggaggaggagggtgaggagaaatTCAATCACACAACAACCGGCTCCCTCTCCTCGGTTACTACTACAGCTGCTGGCTCCGCATGCGGCGCTCTGTGGTCCTCACCGGGCACACCGGCTCCAGTCCGTAGGCATGTCCGCCGGAGGCGCTGACGGGACGGCGCACAGGTCGGCAG ATCTGgttgcagaggagggagggccAAAACAAGCGGCCTCCTCGCTGCAAGCTGTCGAGCTGCCAAGGAAACGGAAGGGAGATTCGGAGGAGAG CCGCAGCGTCGACTCCCAATTGGACGACGACCTCGGCAG ATCTGATGAGGACGATCtgcaagtcaaaataaaatgcttcag GGAGCCTCACCGGCAGATCGAGAAACGGCGGAGGGATAAGATGAACAACCTCATCGACGAGCTGGCCGCCATGATCCCCGCCTGTCAGCCCCTCACTCGGAAACTCGACAAGCTCACCGTCCTGCGGAAGGCCGTGCTGCACCTGAAAGGGCTCAGAG CCGGGACGCGCAGCGCCTTTATTATCTCCACCCACGAGCCTTCGATCATGCCTCAAGATGACCTCAGGCACCTTCTGCTCAGG GCTGCGGATGGTTTCCTCTTAATTGTAAGTTGTGACCGGGCCAAAGTCCTGTTCATCTCCGAGTCGGTCTCCAAGATCCTCAACTTTGACCGG TTTGAGCTGACTGGGCAGAGCCTGTTCGATTTCATCCACCCCAAAGACATTAACAAGGTGAAGGAGCAGCTGTCGTCCTCGGAGTGCCCTCGCCAACGCCTCATCGACGCCGCAA ctggGGACCAGGTGGATGCCCCCGTCAGGCCGCCCCACTTGTCCACCGGGGCCCGGAGATCCTTCTTCTGCCGGATGAAGCACAATcgggtggaggagaagcaggaggacaaGCACTTGCTCCCCTGTATGCTGAAAAAGAAAG ACACTTACCAATACTGTACCCTGCACTGCACTGGATACATGCGGAGTTGGCCGAGCAGCCAGCCGGACTCTGAGGGGGACGTCGAGAAGGAAACCTCAAACCTGACCTGCCTGGTGACCGTGTGCCGCCTCCTCGGCCACGTGCCCAACCTGCCTTCCAAAGACATCAACATGAAGCCCTCTGAGTTCGTCACCCGCTGTGCCATCGACGGAAAGTTCACTTTTGTAGAACAGCA AGCCACGACGGTCATCGGCTATCTCCCACAGGAAGTTCTTGGCACGTCGTGTTACGAGTACTTCCACCAGGACGACCTGCGGCACCTCGCGGAGAAACACAGGCAAG TTCTTCGAAGCAAAGAGAAGATCCAGACGCAGTGCTACAAGTTCAAAACAAAGTGCGGCTCCTACGTCTCCCTCCAAAGTCAGTGGGTTAGTTTCACCAATCCGTGGACCAAAGAAGTCGAGTTTATCGTGTCTTCAAACAGGGTGGTCTC GGGGCCTGGCCACACAATAGATGAGGAGGCCGTCAACTCAAAAGCACTTCAGG agAACACAAAGCAGTTACCCATAATTCCCAGCCTTTCCAGCACCGCGGGCACAATGATCTACGCAGGCGGCATAGGGACCCAAATCGCAAATGAGCTCATCGAATCCTACAG GGTTAACTCCTCCCCATCGAGCGGAGCTTCCAGTCCATTTGGCCCCGCCGCAGAGAAATGTCCGCTGGTTTCCCCGCAAACCAGCAACAGT GCgtccagcagagaggaggcggcAGGCCGCTCATCGCGGTCCTTGTCCGACTCGAGGGCGCCACCGGGCGCCAGCAGCGCAGCTTCTGAAAGCTCAG GCGAGCCGACCCAGGTGGACCTGGACAGCATGGTGGTGCCAGGCCTGAGCAGCTTCAGCAGCGACGAGGCAGCCATGGCGGTCATTATGAGCTTGCTGGAGACGGATGTGAACATGGGTCAAACGGGGGACTTTGAGAACTTGCACTGGCCCTTCTAG
- the LOC119210749 gene encoding serine/threonine-protein kinase 38-like isoform X2 has protein sequence MTGETAATLPMSNHTRERVTVAKLTLENFYSTLLTQHEEREMRQKKLEKAMDEEGLPDDEKVMRRSQHARKETEFLRLKRTRLGLDDFESLKVIGRGAFGEVRLVQKKDTGHIYAMKILRKADMLEKEQVAHIRAERDILVEADGAWVVKMFYSFQDKRNLYLIMEFLPGGDMMTLLMKKDTLSEEATQFYIAETVLAIDSIHQLGFIHRDIKPDNLLLDSRGHVKLSDFGLCTGLKKAHRTEFYRNLTHNPPSDFSFQNMNSKRKAETWKKNRRQLAYSTVGTPDYIAPEVFLQTGYNKLCDWWSLGVIMYEMLIGYPPFCSETPQETYRKVMNWKETLVFPPEVPISERAKDMILKYCTDPENRVGAVSVEEIKSHQFFESVDWEHIRERPAAISIEIKSIDDTSNFDDFPESDILQPANATEPDFKSKDWVFLNYTYKRFEGLTQRGTIPSYIKAGKA, from the exons ATGACGGGAGAGACCGCTGCCACCCTTCCCATGAGCAACCACACCCGAGAGAGGGTGACCGTGGCCAAGCTGACGCTGGAGAACTTCTACAGCACCCTGCTCACCCAGCATGAGGAGCGCGAGATGAG GcagaagaagctggagaaggCCATGGACGAGGAGGGCCTGCCAGATGACGAG AAAGTCATGCGGCGCTCACAGCATGCCCGCAAGGAGACCGAGTTCTTGCGACTGAAGCGGACGCGACTTGGCTTGGATGACTTTGAGTCCCTTAAAGTTATTGGACGGGGGGCTTTTGGAGAG GTCCGTTTGGTGCAGAAGAAAGACACGGGGCACATCTACGCCATGAAGATCCTGCGGAAGGCCGACATGCTGGAGAAGGAACAG GTTGCCCATATCCGGGCAGAGAGGGATATTCTGGTGGAGGCGGACGGCGCCTGGGTGGTCAAGATGTTCTACAGCTTTCAGGACAAGAGGAACCTTTACCTCATCATGGAGTTCCTGCCTGGAG GCGACATGATGACCCTGCTGATGAAGAAGGACACTCTGTCCGAAGAGGCCACCCAGTTCTACATCGCCGAGACGGTCCTGGCCATCGACTCCATCCACCAGCTGGGCTTCATCCACAGAGACATCAAACCAGACAACCTGCTACTGGACTCCAGG GGACACGTGAAGCTGTCAGATTTTGGCCTTTGTACAGGACTGAAGAAGGCTCATCGCACAGAATTCTACCGGAACCTGACGCACAACCCGCCCAGCGATTTCT CCTTTCAAAACATGAACTCCAAGAGGAAAGCAGAAACCTGGAAGAAGAACCGGAGACAGCTG GCGTATTCTACTGTGGGAACCCCGGACTACATTGCTCCTGAAGTCTTCTTGCAGACGGGATACAACAAACTGTGTGACTGGTGGTCTCTGGGGGTCATCATGTATGAAATGCTCATAG GTTACCCGCCCTTCTGCTCTGAGACGCCACAGGAGACGTACAGGAAGGTGATGAACTGGAAGGAGACCCTTGTCTTCCCACCCGAAGTCCCCATCTCAGAGAGGGCCAAAGACATGATATTAAA gTATTGCACTGATCCCGAGAACAGGGTTGGAGCTGTGAGCGTGGAGGAGATCAAGAGTCATCAGTTCTTTGAGTCGGTGGACTGGGAGCACATAAG GGAGCGTCCCGCAGCCATCTCCATCGAAATCAAGAGCATTGACGACACCTCAAACTTTGACGACTTCCCCGAATCGGACATCCTTCAGCCAG CCAATGCGACGGAGCCGGACTTTAAGTCGAAGGATTGGGTGTTCCTCAACTACACGTACAAGCGCTTTGAGGGTCTGACTCAGCGAGGCACCATCCCCTCATACATAAAGGCAGGGAAGGCCTGA
- the LOC119211548 gene encoding basic helix-loop-helix ARNT-like protein 2 isoform X1, producing the protein MNRSCPRKTASSKPPRSKKATKECERSLVRSRTLTVSSPHPPPPRLLWKKKYGRRRVRRNSITQQPAPSPRLLLQLLAPHAALCGPHRAHRLQSVGMSAGGADGTAHRSADLVAEEGGPKQAASSLQAVELPRKRKGDSEESRSVDSQLDDDLGRSDEDDLQVKIKCFREPHRQIEKRRRDKMNNLIDELAAMIPACQPLTRKLDKLTVLRKAVLHLKGLRAGTRSAFIISTHEPSIMPQDDLRHLLLRAADGFLLIVSCDRAKVLFISESVSKILNFDRFELTGQSLFDFIHPKDINKVKEQLSSSECPRQRLIDAATGDQVDAPVRPPHLSTGARRSFFCRMKHNRVEEKQEDKHLLPCMLKKKDTYQYCTLHCTGYMRSWPSSQPDSEGDVEKETSNLTCLVTVCRLLGHVPNLPSKDINMKPSEFVTRCAIDGKFTFVEQQATTVIGYLPQEVLGTSCYEYFHQDDLRHLAEKHRQVLRSKEKIQTQCYKFKTKCGSYVSLQSQWVSFTNPWTKEVEFIVSSNRVVSRGPGHTIDEEAVNSKALQENTKQLPIIPSLSSTAGTMIYAGGIGTQIANELIESYRVNSSPSSGASSPFGPAAEKCPLVSPQTSNSASSREEAAGRSSRSLSDSRAPPGASSAASESSGEPTQVDLDSMVVPGLSSFSSDEAAMAVIMSLLETDVNMGQTGDFENLHWPF; encoded by the exons ATGAACAGAAGCTGTCCTCGCAAAACGGCGTCGAGTAAACCTCCACGAAGCAAAAAGGCGACAAAGGAGTGCGAAAGATCCCTGGTCCGTTCTCGTACCCTCACGGtgtcctccccccacccccccccgccccgcctcttgtggaaaaaaaaatacgggaggaggagggtgaggagaaatTCAATCACACAACAACCGGCTCCCTCTCCTCGGTTACTACTACAGCTGCTGGCTCCGCATGCGGCGCTCTGTGGTCCTCACCGGGCACACCGGCTCCAGTCCGTAGGCATGTCCGCCGGAGGCGCTGACGGGACGGCGCACAGGTCGGCAG ATCTGgttgcagaggagggagggccAAAACAAGCGGCCTCCTCGCTGCAAGCTGTCGAGCTGCCAAGGAAACGGAAGGGAGATTCGGAGGAGAG CCGCAGCGTCGACTCCCAATTGGACGACGACCTCGGCAG ATCTGATGAGGACGATCtgcaagtcaaaataaaatgcttcag GGAGCCTCACCGGCAGATCGAGAAACGGCGGAGGGATAAGATGAACAACCTCATCGACGAGCTGGCCGCCATGATCCCCGCCTGTCAGCCCCTCACTCGGAAACTCGACAAGCTCACCGTCCTGCGGAAGGCCGTGCTGCACCTGAAAGGGCTCAGAG CCGGGACGCGCAGCGCCTTTATTATCTCCACCCACGAGCCTTCGATCATGCCTCAAGATGACCTCAGGCACCTTCTGCTCAGG GCTGCGGATGGTTTCCTCTTAATTGTAAGTTGTGACCGGGCCAAAGTCCTGTTCATCTCCGAGTCGGTCTCCAAGATCCTCAACTTTGACCGG TTTGAGCTGACTGGGCAGAGCCTGTTCGATTTCATCCACCCCAAAGACATTAACAAGGTGAAGGAGCAGCTGTCGTCCTCGGAGTGCCCTCGCCAACGCCTCATCGACGCCGCAA ctggGGACCAGGTGGATGCCCCCGTCAGGCCGCCCCACTTGTCCACCGGGGCCCGGAGATCCTTCTTCTGCCGGATGAAGCACAATcgggtggaggagaagcaggaggacaaGCACTTGCTCCCCTGTATGCTGAAAAAGAAAG ACACTTACCAATACTGTACCCTGCACTGCACTGGATACATGCGGAGTTGGCCGAGCAGCCAGCCGGACTCTGAGGGGGACGTCGAGAAGGAAACCTCAAACCTGACCTGCCTGGTGACCGTGTGCCGCCTCCTCGGCCACGTGCCCAACCTGCCTTCCAAAGACATCAACATGAAGCCCTCTGAGTTCGTCACCCGCTGTGCCATCGACGGAAAGTTCACTTTTGTAGAACAGCA AGCCACGACGGTCATCGGCTATCTCCCACAGGAAGTTCTTGGCACGTCGTGTTACGAGTACTTCCACCAGGACGACCTGCGGCACCTCGCGGAGAAACACAGGCAAG TTCTTCGAAGCAAAGAGAAGATCCAGACGCAGTGCTACAAGTTCAAAACAAAGTGCGGCTCCTACGTCTCCCTCCAAAGTCAGTGGGTTAGTTTCACCAATCCGTGGACCAAAGAAGTCGAGTTTATCGTGTCTTCAAACAGGGTGGTCTC CAGGGGGCCTGGCCACACAATAGATGAGGAGGCCGTCAACTCAAAAGCACTTCAGG agAACACAAAGCAGTTACCCATAATTCCCAGCCTTTCCAGCACCGCGGGCACAATGATCTACGCAGGCGGCATAGGGACCCAAATCGCAAATGAGCTCATCGAATCCTACAG GGTTAACTCCTCCCCATCGAGCGGAGCTTCCAGTCCATTTGGCCCCGCCGCAGAGAAATGTCCGCTGGTTTCCCCGCAAACCAGCAACAGT GCgtccagcagagaggaggcggcAGGCCGCTCATCGCGGTCCTTGTCCGACTCGAGGGCGCCACCGGGCGCCAGCAGCGCAGCTTCTGAAAGCTCAG GCGAGCCGACCCAGGTGGACCTGGACAGCATGGTGGTGCCAGGCCTGAGCAGCTTCAGCAGCGACGAGGCAGCCATGGCGGTCATTATGAGCTTGCTGGAGACGGATGTGAACATGGGTCAAACGGGGGACTTTGAGAACTTGCACTGGCCCTTCTAG
- the LOC119210749 gene encoding serine/threonine-protein kinase 38-like isoform X1: MTGETAATLPMSNHTRERVTVAKLTLENFYSTLLTQHEEREMRQKKLEKAMDEEGLPDDEKVMRRSQHARKETEFLRLKRTRLGLDDFESLKVIGRGAFGEVRLVQKKDTGHIYAMKILRKADMLEKEQVAHIRAERDILVEADGAWVVKMFYSFQDKRNLYLIMEFLPGGDMMTLLMKKDTLSEEATQFYIAETVLAIDSIHQLGFIHRDIKPDNLLLDSRGHVKLSDFGLCTGLKKAHRTEFYRNLTHNPPSDFSFQNMNSKRKAETWKKNRRQLAYSTVGTPDYIAPEVFLQTGYNKLCDWWSLGVIMYEMLIGYPPFCSETPQETYRKVMNWKETLVFPPEVPISERAKDMILKYCTDPENRVGAVSVEEIKSHQFFESVDWEHIRERPAAISIEIKSIDDTSNFDDFPESDILQPGSSLAAAKAGNTSMSSLSERLRPMIANATEPDFKSKDWVFLNYTYKRFEGLTQRGTIPSYIKAGKA, translated from the exons ATGACGGGAGAGACCGCTGCCACCCTTCCCATGAGCAACCACACCCGAGAGAGGGTGACCGTGGCCAAGCTGACGCTGGAGAACTTCTACAGCACCCTGCTCACCCAGCATGAGGAGCGCGAGATGAG GcagaagaagctggagaaggCCATGGACGAGGAGGGCCTGCCAGATGACGAG AAAGTCATGCGGCGCTCACAGCATGCCCGCAAGGAGACCGAGTTCTTGCGACTGAAGCGGACGCGACTTGGCTTGGATGACTTTGAGTCCCTTAAAGTTATTGGACGGGGGGCTTTTGGAGAG GTCCGTTTGGTGCAGAAGAAAGACACGGGGCACATCTACGCCATGAAGATCCTGCGGAAGGCCGACATGCTGGAGAAGGAACAG GTTGCCCATATCCGGGCAGAGAGGGATATTCTGGTGGAGGCGGACGGCGCCTGGGTGGTCAAGATGTTCTACAGCTTTCAGGACAAGAGGAACCTTTACCTCATCATGGAGTTCCTGCCTGGAG GCGACATGATGACCCTGCTGATGAAGAAGGACACTCTGTCCGAAGAGGCCACCCAGTTCTACATCGCCGAGACGGTCCTGGCCATCGACTCCATCCACCAGCTGGGCTTCATCCACAGAGACATCAAACCAGACAACCTGCTACTGGACTCCAGG GGACACGTGAAGCTGTCAGATTTTGGCCTTTGTACAGGACTGAAGAAGGCTCATCGCACAGAATTCTACCGGAACCTGACGCACAACCCGCCCAGCGATTTCT CCTTTCAAAACATGAACTCCAAGAGGAAAGCAGAAACCTGGAAGAAGAACCGGAGACAGCTG GCGTATTCTACTGTGGGAACCCCGGACTACATTGCTCCTGAAGTCTTCTTGCAGACGGGATACAACAAACTGTGTGACTGGTGGTCTCTGGGGGTCATCATGTATGAAATGCTCATAG GTTACCCGCCCTTCTGCTCTGAGACGCCACAGGAGACGTACAGGAAGGTGATGAACTGGAAGGAGACCCTTGTCTTCCCACCCGAAGTCCCCATCTCAGAGAGGGCCAAAGACATGATATTAAA gTATTGCACTGATCCCGAGAACAGGGTTGGAGCTGTGAGCGTGGAGGAGATCAAGAGTCATCAGTTCTTTGAGTCGGTGGACTGGGAGCACATAAG GGAGCGTCCCGCAGCCATCTCCATCGAAATCAAGAGCATTGACGACACCTCAAACTTTGACGACTTCCCCGAATCGGACATCCTTCAGCCAGGTTCGTCACTCGCTGCAGCCAAAGCAGGAAACACGAGCATGTCCTCTCTGTCTGAAAGATTGAGGCCCATGATTG CCAATGCGACGGAGCCGGACTTTAAGTCGAAGGATTGGGTGTTCCTCAACTACACGTACAAGCGCTTTGAGGGTCTGACTCAGCGAGGCACCATCCCCTCATACATAAAGGCAGGGAAGGCCTGA